CCATGCGTGTCGAGCCCTTCGCGTGCCGCATCGCGCAGCCGCTCGTCGCCCGCCAGACCGAGGTAGTCGTTGGCGCACAGGTTGATGACGCGGCGCTCGCCCAGCGCGACCTGCGGCCCTTGCGCAGAGGTGATCTCCCGCTCGTGCTTGGTCAGGCCCGCTTCCTCGATATCCTTAAGTTCGCTGGCGAGGTGGTCGTAGAATGTCGCGTCCATCAGATGTCCTCCCAGTTCAGCACGACCTTGGTGGCCGACCCGTCGAGCATGGCGGCAAAGCCCTTCTCGAACTCGGTTGCCGGCAGGCGGTGGGTGATGATCGGCGTCAGGTCCAGCCCGCTCTCGATGAAGACCGACATCTTGTACCAGGTCTCGAAAATCTCGCGGCCGTAGACGCCTTTCAGCGTCAGCATGTTGAAGATGACCTTGTGCCAGTCGATCCGCACGTCGCCTGCGGGCAGGCCGAGGATGGCAATCTTGCCGCCGTGGCACATGTTGTCGACCATGGAGGCAAAGCCCGCCTCGCTGCCCGACATTTCCAGCCCGACGTCGAAGCCTTCGGTCATGCCGAGGTCCTTCTGCACGTCCGCCAGCGATTCTTCGGCCACGTTCACCGTGCGCGTCGCGCCCATCGTCTTGGCCAATTCCAGCCGTTCGGGGTTGAGGTCGCTGACCACGATATGCCGCGCGCCGGCATGCTTGCAGACTGCCGCCGCCATCAGCCCGATGGGCCCCGCGCCCACGATCAGCACATCCTCGCCCAGAATGTCGAACTGCAGCGCGGTGTGGACCGCATTGCCGAACGGATCGAACAGCGATGCGACGTCGAGGTCGATGCCTGGATTATGCAGCCACAGGTTCGCGGCGGGCAGGCTGAGATATTCGGCAAAGGCGCCCTGCCGGTTGACGCCGATCCCCTGCGCGTTGGCGCACATGTGGCGGCGCCCGGCCATGCAGTTGCGGCAATGGCCGCACACGACATGGCCTTCCCCGCTGACGATCTGGCCGACCGAATAATCCTTCACGTTGCTGCCGATCTCGGCAATCTCGCCGACGAATTCGTGGCCCACCACCATCGGCACGGGAATGGTCGCCTGCGCCCATTCGTCCCATTTCCAGATGTGCATGTCGGTGCCGCAGATGGCAGTGCGCTTCACCTTCACCAGCACGTCGTTGATGCCGACTTCGGGCTTGGGCACGTCCTCCATCCACAGGCCGGGTTCTGCGCGGGATTTGACGAGGGCTTTCATGGTGCGGCGGATCCTTGAACCGGTTTCAAATGCAACTTGTGGGCGCGCATATCGTGCCCGCAGGCCCGCGTCGAGTGCGGGCGTCGAGCGGGGCCATTCGCTGCGGCAGGGCGATTGCGCGCCGCGCGGCCAGCCCCTATCGCTGGGCGGCCAGCACAGGAGGAGCCGCGCCGTGAAGCCCTTTACCGCCCATCCGCAAACCGTCAGTGAAACCTATCTCCAGCATTTGCGCGTCGCGGCGAGTTTCGGCCTGCCGATGATCGCGGGCGGCATCGCCTGCCTCGTCCACGGGGTGTTCCCCTTCCTGTTCGAGCGGACGGGTAGCGAGACGATCCGCTCCCTGCACGAGCGGATGGTGGCCAATCGCCACCACAAGGCCGACGCGGGCGAGCCGTGCCACGAACTCGACTGGTGCATCTGAGATGGGGGATACGATCTGGTTCGCCGCGCCCGACCTTGCCGCGATGACCGCGTCCGGCGGGGCCGTGATGCCCGGCCTGCTCGGCATCGAATTCTGCGATTACGGGGACGACTGGCTGGCCGCGCGCATGCCGGTGGGGCCGGATGTCCACCAGCCCTTCGGCCGGCTCCACGGCGGGGCCTCGGTGGTGCTGGGCGAAACGGTCGCCTCGGTCGGCGCGGCATGGACGCTCGACCCGGCGAGCCACGCAGCCGTGGGCATGGAGATCAACGCCAACCACGTCCGCCCGGTAAAGGACGGCTTCGTCACCTGCATCGCCCGGCGCGAAACCGCCGGCCGCACCAGCCAGGTCTGGACCTGGCGCGTCACCGACGAGGAGGACCGCCCGGTCTGCATCGGCCGCATCACCATTGCGGTGATCGATAACGCGCGGAAATAGCGTCATGGATGTGATCGGACCCGTCAGCCAGACCTTCATCAGCCAGCGCACCAGATTGCATTACGCCGACTGGGGCAATCCGGACGCGCCGCCGCTGATCCTGCAGCACGGCGGGCGCGACCATTGCCGCAGCTGGGACTGGGTGGCGGAGGAACTGCGCGAAGACTGGCACGTGATCTGCCCCGACCTGCGCGGCCACGGCGACAGCGAATGGACCAACACCGGCCATTACCCGATGACCGCCTATCTGTATGATTTCGCGCAGCTGGTCCACCAGCTCGAATTGGCGCCCGTGACCATCGTGGCGCACTCGCTCGGCGGCAATATCGCCATGCGCTATGCCGGGATGTACCCCGACAACGTGCGCAAGCTGGTGGCGATCGAGGGGCTCGGCCCCAGCCCGAAGATGCAG
This sequence is a window from Alteriqipengyuania flavescens. Protein-coding genes within it:
- a CDS encoding hotdog fold thioesterase, whose amino-acid sequence is MGDTIWFAAPDLAAMTASGGAVMPGLLGIEFCDYGDDWLAARMPVGPDVHQPFGRLHGGASVVLGETVASVGAAWTLDPASHAAVGMEINANHVRPVKDGFVTCIARRETAGRTSQVWTWRVTDEEDRPVCIGRITIAVIDNARK
- the tdh gene encoding L-threonine 3-dehydrogenase, coding for MKALVKSRAEPGLWMEDVPKPEVGINDVLVKVKRTAICGTDMHIWKWDEWAQATIPVPMVVGHEFVGEIAEIGSNVKDYSVGQIVSGEGHVVCGHCRNCMAGRRHMCANAQGIGVNRQGAFAEYLSLPAANLWLHNPGIDLDVASLFDPFGNAVHTALQFDILGEDVLIVGAGPIGLMAAAVCKHAGARHIVVSDLNPERLELAKTMGATRTVNVAEESLADVQKDLGMTEGFDVGLEMSGSEAGFASMVDNMCHGGKIAILGLPAGDVRIDWHKVIFNMLTLKGVYGREIFETWYKMSVFIESGLDLTPIITHRLPATEFEKGFAAMLDGSATKVVLNWEDI
- a CDS encoding DUF6356 family protein codes for the protein MKPFTAHPQTVSETYLQHLRVAASFGLPMIAGGIACLVHGVFPFLFERTGSETIRSLHERMVANRHHKADAGEPCHELDWCI